The Streptomyces sp. B3I8 nucleotide sequence GGCCGCGCAGGCCGGCGGCCTCGTCGGTGCCCAGCGCGGTGAGCCGCTTGTCGATCTCGGCGTCCACGCGGGAGACGAAGAACGAGGCGACCGAGTGGATGCCGGACAGTTCCGTGCCGCGCTGTCGCGCCTGCTCCAGGCCGGTCAGGTAGGCGTCCATCACCTGGCGGTAGCGGGCCAGGGAGAAGATCAACGTCACGTTGACGCTGATGCCCCGGGCGGTCACCTCGGTGATCGCGGGGAGCCCGGCCTCGGTGGCCGGAATCTTGATCATCACGTTGGGCCGGTCCACCAGCCAGAAGAGCTGCACGGCCTCGGCGACCGTGGCCCGTGTGTCGTGCGCGAGCCGGGGGTCCACCTCGATGGAGACCCGGCCGTCCCGGCCGCCGGTCGCCTCGTACACCGGGCGCAGCACGTCGGCGGCGGCCCGTACGTCGGCGGTGGTCATCATCCGTACGGCCTCGTCGACCGTCACCCCGCGCACGGCCAGGTCGGCGAGCTGCTCCTCGTAACCGTCGCCGGAGCCGATGGCGGCGCGGAAGATGGACGGGTTGGTGGTCACGCCGACGACGTGCTTCTCGGCGATCAGCCCGGCCAGGTTCCCGGAGGCGATCCGGCGGCGGGACAGGTCGTCCAGCCACACGGACACACCCTCCTTCGCCAGCAGCGCGAGCGGCTCGGTGGAGGGGGCGGCGGAAGCGGCGGCGGGGACGGCGGCGGATGTTCCTTCGGTGGTCACAGTGATCTTTCTTTCCTAACCGTGAGGTGGGAAGCGGAGGTCGGGCGGCGCGCGTGCGCCGTCAGCCGCGTGCGGCGGTCAGGGACTCCTTCGCCGCGGCGGCCACGTGCTCCGCGGTGAACCCGAACTCGCGGAAGAGCACCTTGGCGTCCGCGGAGGCACCGAAGTGCTCCAGGGAGACGATGCGGCCGGCGTCCCCGACGAAGCGGTACCAGGTCAGACCGATGCCGGCCTCGACGGCGACCCGCGCCTTCACGGCGGACGGCAGTACGCGCTCGCGGTACTCCGCGTCCTGCTCCTCGAACCACTCGACCGACGGCATGGACACCACGCGGGTGGCGACGCCCTCGGCCTCCAGCCGTTCCCGGGCGCCGACGGCGAGCTGCACCTCGGAGCCGGTGGCGATCAGGATGACGTCGGGGGTGCCGGT carries:
- the tal gene encoding transaldolase gives rise to the protein MTTEGTSAAVPAAASAAPSTEPLALLAKEGVSVWLDDLSRRRIASGNLAGLIAEKHVVGVTTNPSIFRAAIGSGDGYEEQLADLAVRGVTVDEAVRMMTTADVRAAADVLRPVYEATGGRDGRVSIEVDPRLAHDTRATVAEAVQLFWLVDRPNVMIKIPATEAGLPAITEVTARGISVNVTLIFSLARYRQVMDAYLTGLEQARQRGTELSGIHSVASFFVSRVDAEIDKRLTALGTDEAAGLRGRAALANARLAYQAYEEVFGTERWAALERAGANRQRPLWASTGVKDPAYKDTLYVDELVAPGTVNTMPEATLDATADHGGVRGDTVTGGYAQARADLDAVARLGISYDEVVGLLEEEGVAKFEAAWQELLDAVTSSLNAEDGADDDGKEVHA